Proteins co-encoded in one Armatimonadota bacterium genomic window:
- a CDS encoding amidohydrolase family protein: MRIVDAHLHLMTASMLRRTLQRAQATRQAARERARVRGQSFQARIDELDGVSLAAQAATWLQAFDAAGIQAGVFIAMGEVNDELAEFCRVRPDRLVGCGSLLDPTHPDAPRTVRRFPSLGLRALKLYAPQYKAHLNDRLFYPVYEAAAECGLPIIVHFGITVGAFYDLVYANPLALSAPGRDFPEITFVIAHFGAGFLRETLFLAYHTENICVDTSGTNNWRLYTPGEPSLEQVFRDALRTFGPQRILFGTDSTWWSGYRTQILAEQLEVLDRLGLSDADREAILAGNARRIFGIPAPA; the protein is encoded by the coding sequence ATGCGCATCGTCGACGCCCATCTCCACCTCATGACCGCCAGCATGCTGCGCCGGACGCTGCAGCGCGCGCAGGCCACGCGGCAGGCGGCGCGGGAGCGGGCCCGCGTCCGCGGCCAGTCGTTCCAGGCCCGCATCGACGAGCTGGACGGCGTCTCGCTGGCGGCGCAGGCGGCGACCTGGCTGCAGGCGTTCGACGCCGCTGGCATCCAGGCCGGGGTGTTCATCGCCATGGGCGAGGTCAACGACGAGCTGGCCGAGTTCTGTCGCGTGCGGCCCGACCGGCTGGTCGGGTGCGGCTCGCTGCTGGACCCCACGCACCCCGACGCGCCGCGCACGGTCCGACGGTTCCCCTCACTGGGGCTGCGGGCGCTCAAGCTGTACGCGCCCCAGTACAAGGCCCACCTCAACGACCGCCTCTTCTACCCGGTCTACGAAGCCGCGGCCGAGTGCGGGCTGCCCATCATCGTGCACTTCGGGATCACCGTCGGCGCCTTCTACGATCTCGTCTACGCCAACCCGCTGGCGCTGTCGGCGCCGGGCCGCGACTTCCCCGAGATCACCTTCGTGATCGCCCACTTCGGCGCGGGCTTCTTGCGGGAGACGCTGTTCCTGGCCTACCACACCGAGAACATCTGCGTGGACACCTCGGGCACCAACAACTGGCGGCTGTACACCCCGGGCGAGCCCTCCCTCGAGCAGGTCTTCCGCGATGCGCTGCGGACCTTCGGCCCGCAGCGCATCCTCTTCGGCACCGACTCGACCTGGTGGTCGGGCTACCGGACCCAGATCCTCGCCGAGCAGCTGGAGGTGCTGGACCGCCTGGGGCTGAGCGACGCCGACCGCGAGGCGATCCTGGCCGGGAACGCCCGGCGCATCTTCGGCATCCCGGCGCCG
- a CDS encoding amino acid ABC transporter ATP-binding protein: MAGARRDGPPAIVLEDVHKWFGRLHVLRGIHLTVWPGEVVVVCGPSGSGKSTMIRCINRLERHDRGRIVVDGIELTDDLRNIDAVRSEVGMVFQSFNLFPHLTALENITLAPIHVRRWPRRKAEQVARELLAKVGIPEKAGAYPAQLSGGQQQRVAIARALAMQPKIMLFDEPTSALDPEMIQEVLDVMRGLAREAGMTMVVVTHEMGFAREVADRIVFMDQGVIVEEGPPDVFFSQPREERTRIFLSKILH; encoded by the coding sequence ATGGCGGGGGCGCGGCGCGACGGACCACCGGCGATCGTGCTGGAGGACGTGCACAAGTGGTTTGGCCGGCTGCACGTGCTGCGGGGCATTCACCTGACGGTGTGGCCGGGCGAGGTGGTGGTGGTCTGCGGCCCCTCGGGGTCGGGCAAGTCCACCATGATCCGCTGTATCAACCGCCTGGAGCGCCACGACCGCGGCCGTATCGTCGTCGACGGCATCGAGCTCACCGACGACCTGCGCAACATCGACGCGGTGCGCAGCGAGGTCGGCATGGTCTTCCAGTCGTTCAACCTGTTCCCCCACCTGACGGCGCTGGAGAACATCACCCTGGCCCCGATCCACGTGCGGCGCTGGCCGCGCCGCAAGGCCGAGCAGGTGGCCCGGGAGCTGCTGGCCAAGGTGGGGATTCCCGAGAAGGCGGGCGCCTACCCGGCGCAGCTGTCGGGCGGGCAACAGCAGCGGGTGGCCATCGCCCGGGCGCTGGCCATGCAGCCCAAGATCATGCTCTTCGACGAACCCACCTCCGCCCTGGACCCCGAGATGATCCAGGAGGTGCTGGACGTCATGCGCGGGCTCGCGCGGGAAGCCGGCATGACCATGGTGGTGGTGACCCACGAGATGGGGTTTGCCCGGGAGGTCGCCGACCGCATCGTCTTCATGGACCAGGGCGTCATCGTCGAGGAAGGGCCGCCCGACGTCTTCTTCAGCCAGCCGCGGGAGGAGCGGACCAGGATCTTCCTGTCGAAGATCCTCCACTGA
- a CDS encoding amino acid ABC transporter permease has product MVTPAATLPPRHRLSAAEWAQRNLFDGWANTVLTLVTLGVVVWAAAALWRWAVAAHWGVVTHNVRLWAVGLLPLGQLWRAWWAGGLVVAAAGLTAIGAAARVGPRALAGLWLGTFVAVGWLFAPIRLDQVGGLYLTLLLAAVSISASFPIGVLVGIGRTSQLPAIRWFCTAYIEGIRGIPLITVLLWFSIFVSLLSGETVPRVMRAMIGMTIFSSAYVGEIMRAGIQSVGRGQVEAARALGLSGWQTMRLVVLPQAFKNMIPALVGQFISLFKDTSLTVIIGLSDLLGVGRSLLALTEYLHDVREVYVFALVVYFVFSYAMSHASRVLERRLGLGER; this is encoded by the coding sequence CTGCAGAATGGGCGCAGCGCAACCTCTTCGACGGGTGGGCCAACACGGTCCTCACCCTGGTGACGCTGGGCGTCGTCGTCTGGGCGGCTGCGGCGCTGTGGCGGTGGGCGGTGGCCGCCCACTGGGGAGTGGTCACCCACAACGTCCGCCTGTGGGCCGTGGGCCTCCTGCCGCTGGGACAGCTCTGGCGGGCGTGGTGGGCCGGCGGGCTGGTGGTGGCGGCCGCGGGCCTCACCGCCATCGGCGCCGCCGCGCGCGTGGGGCCGCGGGCCCTGGCCGGCCTGTGGCTGGGGACGTTCGTGGCCGTTGGCTGGCTGTTCGCGCCGATCCGGCTCGACCAGGTCGGCGGCCTGTACCTGACCCTGCTATTGGCCGCGGTGTCGATCTCGGCGTCGTTCCCCATCGGCGTCCTGGTGGGGATCGGCCGCACCAGCCAGCTGCCCGCGATCCGGTGGTTCTGCACGGCGTACATCGAGGGCATTCGCGGCATCCCGCTCATTACGGTGCTGTTGTGGTTCTCGATCTTCGTCAGCCTGCTGTCGGGCGAGACGGTGCCGCGGGTCATGCGCGCCATGATCGGCATGACGATCTTCTCGTCGGCCTACGTCGGCGAGATCATGCGGGCGGGCATCCAGTCCGTCGGCCGGGGCCAGGTGGAAGCGGCGCGGGCGCTGGGGCTGTCGGGGTGGCAGACGATGCGGCTGGTGGTGCTGCCCCAGGCGTTCAAGAACATGATCCCGGCGCTGGTGGGTCAGTTCATCAGCCTGTTCAAGGATACGTCGCTGACGGTCATCATCGGGCTGTCCGACCTGCTGGGCGTGGGCCGCTCGCTGCTGGCCCTGACCGAGTACCTGCACGACGTGCGCGAGGTGTACGTCTTCGCCCTGGTGGTGTACTTCGTCTTCTCGTACGCCATGTCGCACGCCAGCCGCGTGCTGGAGCGCCGGCTGGGGCTGGGGGAGCGGTAG